In Microbulbifer salipaludis, a genomic segment contains:
- a CDS encoding PQQ-dependent sugar dehydrogenase has translation MNRLAKYIARGLAALALTSGTVATAAEVIEERIGTDKHDVRLVRVATGLHHPWAVAQLPDGRFLITERRGRLALVDKGQTTYLEGVPEVSAAGQGGLLDVVLHPQYGDGSHDWIYLTYSKAGDKAGEKGTATALGRAKLSGNTLTDFEELFVQDRFSQPGRHYGSRLAWRNDGTLMMTIGDRGRVRERAQDIEDHAGSVLRLTDTGEAPADNPFAGDKAGLDEIFSFGNRNIQGLVVSAQDQIWASEHAARGGDELNLIEAGKNYGWPTASRSQEYSGDKAIGKPSVPGTQQPQHYYEGRFAPSGLAQVDGPLFPQWQGNLLAGGLLSEKLLRIVIDGSEVKETEVLLDGEIGRIRDVRQGRDGFIYLLNDQTDAGLYRLEPVE, from the coding sequence ATGAACCGATTGGCCAAATATATAGCCCGCGGCCTCGCGGCACTCGCACTCACCAGCGGAACCGTCGCAACGGCTGCCGAGGTAATCGAGGAGCGCATCGGTACCGACAAGCACGACGTGCGACTCGTGCGCGTCGCTACAGGCCTGCATCACCCCTGGGCGGTCGCACAGTTGCCCGATGGACGCTTCCTGATCACCGAGCGCCGCGGCCGCCTGGCGCTGGTGGACAAGGGACAGACTACTTACCTGGAAGGTGTGCCCGAGGTGTCCGCCGCTGGCCAGGGCGGTCTGCTGGACGTCGTGCTGCACCCACAATACGGCGACGGCAGCCACGACTGGATCTATCTCACCTATTCCAAAGCCGGTGACAAGGCCGGTGAAAAAGGCACCGCCACCGCGCTGGGCCGCGCCAAACTCAGCGGCAACACCCTCACCGACTTCGAAGAACTGTTTGTGCAGGATCGTTTCTCCCAACCCGGCCGTCACTATGGTTCCCGACTGGCCTGGCGCAATGACGGCACCCTGATGATGACCATCGGCGACCGCGGCAGAGTGCGCGAACGCGCGCAGGATATTGAGGACCACGCCGGCAGCGTGCTGCGCCTCACCGACACCGGCGAGGCGCCGGCAGACAATCCCTTCGCCGGCGACAAGGCGGGGCTGGATGAGATATTCAGCTTCGGTAACCGCAACATTCAGGGCCTCGTGGTCTCGGCCCAGGATCAGATCTGGGCCAGTGAACACGCCGCCCGCGGCGGCGACGAACTGAACCTGATTGAGGCCGGCAAGAACTATGGCTGGCCCACGGCCAGCCGCTCCCAGGAATACAGTGGCGACAAGGCCATCGGCAAGCCGTCCGTACCCGGCACCCAGCAACCCCAGCACTACTATGAAGGCCGCTTCGCCCCCTCCGGCCTCGCCCAAGTGGATGGCCCACTGTTCCCCCAGTGGCAAGGCAACCTGCTGGCAGGCGGCCTGCTCAGTGAAAAACTTCTGCGTATTGTCATCGACGGTAGCGAAGTGAAGGAGACAGAAGTGCTGCTAGACGGCGAGATCGGCCGTATCCGCGATGTACGCCAGGGGCGCGATGGATTTATTTATCTTTTGAACGATCAGACAGACGCGGGCCTCTATCGGTTGGAGCCGGTGGAGTAG
- a CDS encoding S8 family serine peptidase: MKYTHKILASLLVAGAIPLSSGALAAADILSVDSSRAIPDQYIVVLKDEARLHSISTSQFVTTETNRIAANAGVSVMHQYDNAILGFSIKASPDQVQRLAEDSSIAYIEQDQVMYTSATQSPATWGLDRIDQRQRTLDNAYTYDSTGRGVHAYIIDTGILGSHQEFAGRMGNGFAGVNDGRGTEDCNGHGTHVAGTVGGSTWGVAKDVTLHSVRVFGCSGETSSSIIIDAVNWVASNHVKPAVANMSLGGGISTALDSAVRGAVNRGVTVVVAAGNDNANACSYSPARESSAVTVASSTSSDSRSNFSNWGSCVDLFAPGSDITSAWWTGASATNTISGTSMASPHGAGMAALLLEEDPGASPSTIERRMIDLATTGAISGVNGSPNRLLYTEPGNGGGSSSSSGGSSSSSSGGSSGGGSCSAPQYVAGASYSTGQEVQNLGSEYRCDVAGWCSSSAAWAYEPGAGLHWETSWTHLRSCDDSGSSSSGGSSSGGSSSSSGGSSSSSGGSSSGGGTCPSIPTWNAGAVYLKGDQVQKDGVRYEAKWWTQGDDPSSNNGGTGSGQPWMSLGACN, from the coding sequence ATGAAGTACACCCATAAAATATTGGCCTCGTTATTAGTTGCCGGGGCCATCCCCTTGTCTTCCGGCGCGCTGGCCGCAGCGGATATTCTGTCTGTAGATTCCAGCCGCGCAATCCCGGATCAATATATTGTCGTCCTGAAAGACGAAGCGCGCCTGCATTCGATCAGCACCTCACAGTTTGTAACTACAGAAACCAATCGCATCGCAGCAAATGCTGGCGTTTCTGTTATGCACCAGTACGATAACGCCATACTGGGTTTTTCCATCAAGGCATCGCCGGATCAAGTCCAGAGACTGGCCGAGGACAGCTCGATTGCCTACATCGAGCAGGATCAGGTGATGTATACCAGCGCCACTCAGTCGCCGGCGACCTGGGGACTCGACCGCATCGATCAACGCCAGAGAACGCTCGACAACGCCTACACCTATGACAGTACCGGCCGCGGTGTGCATGCCTACATCATCGATACCGGGATACTGGGCTCGCATCAAGAATTCGCTGGACGCATGGGCAATGGATTCGCCGGCGTCAACGACGGCCGGGGCACCGAAGACTGTAATGGCCACGGCACCCACGTCGCAGGCACGGTGGGGGGCTCAACCTGGGGAGTGGCTAAGGATGTGACGCTGCACTCCGTACGAGTTTTTGGCTGCTCCGGAGAAACCAGCAGTTCGATTATTATCGATGCCGTCAATTGGGTCGCATCCAATCACGTTAAACCGGCCGTCGCGAACATGAGCCTTGGTGGCGGCATCTCTACCGCACTGGACTCAGCGGTGCGCGGAGCAGTGAATCGGGGGGTTACCGTCGTGGTGGCCGCCGGCAATGATAATGCCAACGCCTGTAGTTACTCACCAGCACGCGAGAGCAGTGCCGTGACTGTTGCTTCTTCAACCTCCAGCGACAGCCGGTCGAACTTTTCCAACTGGGGATCTTGTGTTGATCTCTTCGCGCCGGGCTCAGACATCACTTCCGCATGGTGGACTGGGGCAAGCGCGACAAACACAATCAGCGGCACCTCCATGGCCTCACCACACGGTGCGGGCATGGCTGCACTGCTGCTGGAGGAAGACCCGGGCGCCTCACCTTCGACCATCGAGAGACGCATGATAGATCTGGCAACAACGGGGGCGATTAGTGGCGTCAATGGTTCGCCAAACCGACTGCTGTACACGGAGCCCGGTAACGGTGGCGGGTCATCAAGCAGCTCCGGCGGTTCATCCTCAAGCAGCTCTGGTGGTTCATCCGGCGGCGGCTCATGCAGTGCACCCCAGTACGTCGCGGGCGCCAGCTATAGTACAGGGCAAGAAGTTCAGAACTTGGGCAGCGAATACCGCTGCGACGTTGCCGGCTGGTGCTCATCATCCGCGGCCTGGGCCTACGAGCCAGGTGCCGGCCTGCACTGGGAAACCTCCTGGACTCACCTGCGTAGCTGTGATGACAGCGGCTCTTCATCTAGCGGTGGATCGTCTAGCGGCGGCTCCAGCAGCTCGTCCGGTGGCTCTTCAAGCAGTTCCGGCGGCAGCAGTTCCGGTGGCGGCACCTGCCCAAGCATACCGACCTGGAATGCCGGGGCCGTCTACCTCAAAGGCGATCAAGTGCAAAAAGACGGTGTACGCTATGAAGCCAAGTGGTGGACACAAGGTGATGACCCATCCAGCAACAATGGCGGCACCGGCTCAGGCCAGCCCTGGATGTCACTGGGGGCATGTAACTAA
- a CDS encoding DUF3427 domain-containing protein codes for MSDTLTYYNDNAESFVDSTFDVPMEAIYRRFLPYVPEGGHILDAGCGSGRDALHFHSSGYRVTAFDASHEIVSLAAQKTGLPVVCRSFLDVSECQTYDGIWACASLLHLPERKIPEALDRLWTALKPEGVLYASFKVGERERESDGRHFTDATEQRASTWFESVTTGMHIEFWRTADQRPDRNEQWLNMRIIKVPPKHNRLTVGGQKHHFLPKLCQSIHLSSKVDMAVAFVKTTGLNLLLPDLLDVLQRNVDPARVRILTSDYLDITDPEALRKLTLLQDHGAQVCIYESKGSSFHMKAYLFSGGDKYGAHWGRAFIGSSNISKQALQDGLEWNYQIDYPGDAGYLEATSRFDELFLDPKVVPLTDQWIDEYTRRRVPPPRSIAPGSTESEPPPVPTDVQKSALAALDQSRNDGYSRGLVVLATGLGKTWLSAFDAKQMGAHRILFVAHREEILNQAAETFIRIKPESRVGFYSGKQRDRLVDVLCASIQTLGKEVHLDNFPPQYFDYVVVDEFHHAAAPTYHRLLKHFAPRFMLGLTATPDRTDRSDILSLCDDNLVYEYPLFDGVRGNYLVPFHYYGIYDEAVEYQEIPWRNGKFAPDLLATKLATAGRARHALRVWKQHKQVRTLAFCVSRSHADFMAEYFKRNDIRAASVHGESEMSRGEALESLESGDLEIIFSVDLFNEGVDLPAIDTVLLLRPTESKVLFLQQIGRGLRRSVGKDKLVILDFVGNHHSFLHKPQALMGQAMNLREVAEFARKAERKQLDLPEGCFVNYDLEIIDFLKGLDKKGSEKDYQALKDTLGRRPTLTEYYHFGANIKNVRKQHGSWFGFLGDMGDLSQPEMAVKSLHSHFMEEVEKTSMAKSFKMILLEAFQSLDGWENGVNLAALADESWSILKRRPRLFAEITDSVSHSGKSSVEWRKYWKRNPVDHWTNKSPALFSIDGDRFEPTFNVEQPILDNFEAMVQELIDYRLASYEARQAAKSDSEAIKSVVPLASKGTELPFFPSLKIACGHFRNSLAELENVDYRSLQGGYGRLSRERHFIALASGNSMNGGKNPIHDGDYLLLEQISSNAAGKITGETLAIERLDEAGDTQYLLRNVRKSSEGQYVLEAANPDYDDIFVTRELAEQFRTFARLKAVISPLEMARGQELLREDIPNLFGAVFNAGSWNSGHVFVKEAGAHILLVTLNKQGKSAEHRYVDHWVDENTFHWQSQNSTTPESKRGRELINHKRMGFSVHLFVRENKLLNGKAAPFVYHGPVEYKSHEGSAPMSVLFQLTD; via the coding sequence ATGTCAGACACTCTGACCTATTACAACGACAATGCAGAATCCTTTGTAGACTCTACGTTTGACGTGCCGATGGAGGCTATATATCGCCGCTTCCTTCCATACGTACCAGAAGGCGGTCACATACTTGACGCGGGCTGTGGATCAGGCCGCGATGCCTTGCACTTCCATAGTTCGGGCTACCGGGTAACCGCATTCGATGCCTCTCATGAGATTGTTTCCCTTGCTGCACAGAAAACCGGGCTGCCGGTTGTTTGTCGGTCATTTCTTGATGTAAGTGAGTGTCAGACCTATGACGGTATCTGGGCCTGCGCCAGTCTATTGCACCTTCCTGAGCGCAAGATTCCCGAAGCGCTGGATCGTCTCTGGACTGCGTTGAAGCCCGAGGGGGTGTTGTATGCGAGTTTCAAAGTCGGCGAGAGGGAGCGCGAGAGTGATGGGCGGCATTTTACCGATGCAACAGAGCAAAGAGCCTCTACATGGTTTGAGTCAGTCACGACAGGTATGCATATCGAATTTTGGCGTACAGCGGACCAGCGTCCTGACCGAAATGAACAGTGGTTAAATATGCGGATTATTAAGGTCCCGCCGAAGCACAATCGGCTTACTGTCGGAGGTCAGAAGCATCACTTTTTACCCAAGCTGTGCCAATCGATACACCTATCCTCAAAGGTCGATATGGCTGTCGCTTTCGTAAAAACCACTGGCTTAAATCTGTTGCTGCCAGATCTATTGGATGTGCTGCAGAGAAATGTAGATCCGGCGCGAGTTCGAATTCTCACTAGTGACTACCTGGATATAACTGATCCGGAAGCGTTGCGTAAATTGACCTTACTACAGGATCACGGAGCGCAGGTGTGTATCTACGAAAGTAAGGGAAGCAGCTTTCACATGAAAGCCTACCTATTTTCTGGTGGTGATAAGTATGGTGCGCATTGGGGTAGAGCATTTATCGGCTCCAGTAACATCAGTAAGCAGGCCTTACAGGATGGGCTGGAATGGAATTATCAAATTGACTACCCAGGAGATGCTGGATATCTGGAGGCGACAAGCCGATTTGATGAGCTATTTCTCGATCCGAAAGTTGTCCCGTTAACTGACCAGTGGATCGATGAATATACTAGACGACGAGTTCCCCCGCCGCGATCAATTGCTCCAGGTAGTACCGAAAGTGAGCCGCCACCAGTGCCAACCGATGTTCAAAAATCGGCTCTCGCAGCTCTCGACCAATCGAGGAATGATGGCTATTCGAGAGGGCTTGTTGTACTTGCAACGGGTTTAGGGAAAACATGGCTATCTGCGTTTGACGCGAAGCAAATGGGGGCGCACAGAATATTGTTTGTGGCGCATCGAGAAGAGATTCTCAATCAGGCCGCTGAAACCTTTATTCGGATTAAGCCGGAAAGTCGCGTTGGCTTTTATAGCGGTAAGCAACGAGACCGGCTGGTCGATGTTTTGTGTGCTTCGATTCAAACGTTGGGCAAAGAGGTCCACCTGGATAATTTTCCTCCTCAGTATTTTGATTACGTCGTCGTTGACGAATTTCATCATGCCGCCGCACCAACGTATCATCGGCTTCTAAAGCATTTTGCACCAAGGTTCATGCTGGGCTTGACGGCTACCCCTGATCGAACAGACCGATCGGACATCCTGTCACTGTGTGACGACAACCTGGTTTACGAGTATCCGTTGTTTGATGGCGTACGAGGAAACTATCTTGTTCCGTTTCACTATTATGGGATCTACGATGAGGCTGTCGAATATCAGGAGATACCATGGAGAAATGGAAAGTTCGCCCCTGACCTATTGGCGACTAAACTTGCCACAGCTGGGCGAGCACGACATGCACTTCGAGTGTGGAAGCAGCATAAGCAAGTTAGAACATTGGCATTCTGTGTTTCTCGTAGCCATGCGGATTTTATGGCCGAATATTTTAAGCGGAATGATATCCGAGCTGCATCGGTGCACGGCGAGTCGGAAATGTCTCGAGGAGAGGCCTTGGAGTCGCTTGAGTCCGGAGATCTCGAAATTATTTTTTCCGTTGACCTATTTAATGAAGGTGTCGATTTGCCCGCGATTGACACGGTCCTCTTGCTCAGGCCAACAGAGTCCAAAGTTCTATTTCTTCAACAAATAGGACGGGGGCTGCGTAGGAGCGTAGGTAAAGATAAGCTTGTCATTCTAGATTTTGTTGGGAATCACCACAGTTTCCTGCACAAGCCTCAAGCCTTAATGGGGCAGGCCATGAACTTGCGGGAGGTGGCCGAGTTTGCACGAAAAGCTGAGCGTAAGCAGCTAGATCTTCCTGAAGGCTGTTTCGTTAATTACGATCTGGAAATCATTGATTTTTTGAAGGGGTTAGATAAAAAAGGTTCAGAGAAAGACTACCAGGCTCTCAAGGATACCCTTGGGAGGAGGCCGACACTGACCGAGTACTATCACTTTGGTGCGAACATCAAGAATGTCCGGAAGCAACATGGAAGCTGGTTTGGATTTCTTGGTGATATGGGTGATCTTTCGCAGCCTGAGATGGCGGTTAAGTCCTTACATAGTCACTTTATGGAGGAAGTGGAAAAAACCTCTATGGCTAAGTCATTTAAAATGATACTCCTTGAGGCATTTCAGTCGCTTGATGGTTGGGAGAATGGTGTAAATCTTGCGGCGCTTGCAGATGAATCGTGGAGTATTTTAAAGCGAAGGCCTCGTCTATTTGCCGAAATTACTGATTCTGTCAGTCACTCAGGGAAGTCTTCTGTTGAGTGGCGGAAATACTGGAAGAGAAACCCGGTCGATCATTGGACAAATAAATCGCCGGCGTTGTTCAGTATTGACGGTGACCGGTTTGAGCCGACATTCAATGTCGAACAGCCTATATTGGATAATTTCGAGGCGATGGTCCAAGAATTGATCGATTATAGGCTTGCTTCCTATGAGGCCCGGCAAGCGGCGAAGTCAGATTCAGAGGCGATCAAAAGTGTAGTACCGCTCGCAAGTAAAGGTACGGAGCTTCCCTTTTTTCCTTCACTGAAGATCGCGTGTGGTCACTTTAGAAATAGCCTTGCGGAATTGGAGAATGTCGATTATCGGTCACTTCAGGGCGGGTATGGTCGCTTAAGTCGAGAGCGGCATTTTATAGCGTTGGCATCCGGAAACTCCATGAATGGGGGGAAGAACCCCATTCATGATGGTGACTACTTGTTGCTTGAGCAAATTTCATCAAATGCGGCGGGGAAAATCACCGGAGAAACCTTGGCTATCGAGAGGTTGGATGAGGCTGGGGATACGCAGTATTTACTGCGCAACGTGAGAAAGTCTTCTGAAGGACAGTATGTTCTCGAAGCCGCTAATCCAGATTATGACGATATTTTCGTCACACGTGAGCTGGCCGAGCAGTTCAGAACATTTGCACGACTAAAGGCAGTTATTTCACCTTTAGAGATGGCGCGGGGTCAGGAGCTACTAAGAGAGGATATCCCCAATTTATTCGGGGCGGTTTTCAATGCCGGGAGCTGGAATAGCGGTCATGTGTTCGTGAAGGAAGCTGGTGCTCATATCCTTCTTGTGACCCTAAATAAGCAGGGGAAAAGCGCCGAGCACCGCTATGTGGATCACTGGGTAGATGAAAATACCTTCCATTGGCAGAGTCAGAACTCTACTACCCCCGAAAGCAAGCGTGGAAGAGAGCTGATTAATCACAAGCGCATGGGGTTCTCTGTGCACCTGTTTGTTCGTGAGAATAAGCTTCTTAACGGTAAGGCTGCGCCATTTGTGTACCACGGACCAGTTGAGTACAAAAGCCATGAAGGTAGTGCGCCGATGAGTGTATTGTTCCAATTGACGGACTAG